One genomic segment of Rhinolophus sinicus isolate RSC01 linkage group LG11, ASM3656204v1, whole genome shotgun sequence includes these proteins:
- the RPS5 gene encoding small ribosomal subunit protein uS7, producing MTEWETAAPAVAETPDIKLFGKWSTDDVQINDISLQDYIAVKEKYAKYLPHSAGRYAAKRFRKAQCPIVERLTNSMMMHGRNNGKKLMTVRIVKHAFEIIHLLTGENPLQVLVNAIINSGPREDSTRIGRAGTVRRQAVDVSPLRRVNQAIWLLCTGAREAAFRNIKTIAECLADELINAAKGSSNSYAIKKKDELERVAKSNR from the exons ATGACGGAGTGGGAGACTGCTGCACCTGCAGTAGCAGAGACCCCTGACATCAAGCTCTTTGGGAAGTGGAGCACCGATGATGTGCAGATCAATGACATTTCTCTGCAG GATTACATCGCTGTGAAGGAGAAGTATGCCAAATACCTGCCCCACAGTGCAGGGCGCTATGCAGCCAAGCGCTTCCGCAAGGCACAGTGCCCCATTGTGGAGCGCCTTACCAACTCCATGATGATGCATGGCCGCAACAACGGCAAGAAGCTCATGACTGTGCGCATCGTCAAGCATGCCTTTGAGATCATCCATCTGCTCACTGGTGAG AATCCCCTGCAGGTCCTGGTGAATGCCATCATCAACAGTGGCCCTCGGGAGGACTCCACCCGCATTGGGCGAGCTGGAACAGTGAGGCGACAGGCTGTGGATGTGTCTCCTCTGCGCCGTGTAAATCAG GCCATCTGGCTGCTGTGCACAGGTGCTCGTGAGGCTGCCTTCCGGAACATCAAGACCATCGCCGAGTGCCTGGCAGATGAGCTCATTAATGCAGCCAAG GGCTCCTCCAACTCCTACGCGATCAAGAAGAAAGATGAGCTGGAGCGTGTGGCCAAGTCCAACCGTTGA